Proteins from a genomic interval of Drosophila melanogaster chromosome 2R:
- the CG43308 gene encoding uncharacterized protein, isoform B has protein sequence MDTNKPLKQQCHSTGYQNEFPWVAIKKRNRLIEEPRRYLKDLRSEMYEKADAEKCHQPEMRNVQDFLECQVRRHMRLELLIPKYPNVP, from the coding sequence ATGGATACAAACAAACCGTTGAAGCAGCAGTGCCACTCAACGGGCTACCAAAATGAGTTTCCTTGGGTGGCTATTAAGAAGAGGAACCGTCTAATCGAAGAACCACGGCGTTATTTAAAGGATCTACGTAGTGAGATGTATGAAAAGGCGGATGCTGAGAAATGCCATCAGCCGGAAATGAGGAATGTTCAGGACTTTCTCGAGTGCCAAGTGCGCAGGCATATGCGACTGGAGTTGCTGATTCCCAAGTATCCCAATGTGCCTTAA
- the CG43308 gene encoding uncharacterized protein, isoform A: protein MPCVCTPIGVGYTMDTNKPLKQQCHSTGYQNEFPWVAIKKRNRLIEEPRRYLKDLRSEMYEKADAEKCHQPEMRNVQDFLECQVRRHMRLELLIPKYPNVP from the exons ATGCCTTGCGTTTGTACGCCGATTGGGGTag GCTACACCATGGATACAAACAAACCGTTGAAGCAGCAGTGCCACTCAACGGGCTACCAAAATGAGTTTCCTTGGGTGGCTATTAAGAAGAGGAACCGTCTAATCGAAGAACCACGGCGTTATTTAAAGGATCTACGTAGTGAGATGTATGAAAAGGCGGATGCTGAGAAATGCCATCAGCCGGAAATGAGGAATGTTCAGGACTTTCTCGAGTGCCAAGTGCGCAGGCATATGCGACTGGAGTTGCTGATTCCCAAGTATCCCAATGTGCCTTAA
- the qsm gene encoding quasimodo, isoform B, whose product MLLSMQMWRSLWLAALFCGLAQAKGSHKVHCSEDQMRVDIGLPDAESKDQSAPQIYLEGLKGYPDERCQPQIDGSLAVFRLSLSDFYECGVTRMVNQLTGKKVYYHKIIIESTSGKEIVSVKCITTASPAYNVMMNATTGSSSTSTSSGGIHGLVKRDVLPAGFQEPEDLEITTSLTKRAPEPRLSIGVSQDGQKFTRDLTVKSGTPLTMEINLDEDSAPVYGLGVNYLDVTDTHTSSETLIFKGCTVDPYLFENFNTIDGDILSAKFKAFKFPDSSYVQFRATVNVCLDKCLGTQCSNNQVGFGRRKREISSANKVYEISLAMFLQVQDIEGVNKNEVLQLEEKLRELKLANQRLARNSRGNFAMEQTPASAQPAFVVDERELGHLSAGSGAASNGLSLALWTILGAWSWRLM is encoded by the exons GTTCCCACAAGGTGCACTGTTCGGAGGATCAGATGAGGGTTGACATCGGACTGCCGGATGCGGAGTCAAAGGATCAGAGTGCTCCTCAGATCTATTTGGAGGGATTGAAGGGATATCCGGATGAACGATGCCAGCCGCAAATCGATGGATCCCTGGCCGTTTTTCGGCTTTCACTCAGCGATTTTTACGAGTGCGGAGTAACTCGAATGGTCAACCAGCTAACG GGCAAGAAGGTGTATTACCATAAAATCATCATCGAGTCAACCAGCGGCAAGGAGATCGTCAGCGTTAAGTGCATCACCACCGCCAGTCCCGCCTATAATGTGATGATGAATGCCACCACCGGGTCCAGTTCCACGTCCACTTCCAGCGGCGGCATCCACGGCCTGGTCAAGCGGGATGTGCTGCCGGCGGGATTCCAGGAACCCGA GGATCTGGAGATCACCACATCGCTGACCAAGCGGGCCCCGGAGCCACGACTCTCAATTGGCGTTAGCCAGGATGGTCAGAAGTTCACCAGGGATTTGACTGTCAAGTCG GGCACACCTTTGACAATGGAAATCAATCTGGATGAGGACTCTGCACCTGTTTATGGTCTGGGTGTCAACTATTTGGATGTGACGGATACGCATACGTCATCGGAAACGTTGATCTTCAAGGG CTGCACAGTGGATCCCTATCTCTTCGAGAACTTCAACACCATTGATGGCGACATTTTGAGTGCCAAGTTCAAGGCCTTCAAGTTCCCCGACTCGTCGTACGTGCAATTCCGTGCCACGGTCAACGTGTGTTTGGACAAGTGCCTCGGCACCCAGTGCTCCAACAACCAGGTGGGCTTCGGTCGACGCAAGCGAGAGATCAGCTCAGCGAACAAGGTCTACGAGATCTCGCTGGCCATGTTCCTGCAGGTTCAGGATATCGAGGGTGTCAACAAGA ATGAGGTCCTGCAGCTGGAGGAGAAGCTTAGGGAGCTGAAGCTGGCCAACCAGCGCTTGGCCAGGAATAGTCGCGGCAACTTTGCCATGGAGCAGACGCCCGCCAGTGCTCAGCCCGCCTTTGTCGTGGACGAGCGGGAGCTGGGACATCTCAGTGCCGGATCGGGAGCCGCATCGAACGGCCTGTCGCTGGCTCTCTGGACGATTCTGGGGGCATGGAGTTGGCGGCTGATGTAG